Within the Salvia hispanica cultivar TCC Black 2014 chromosome 4, UniMelb_Shisp_WGS_1.0, whole genome shotgun sequence genome, the region AAGATTTCATCTTTTTGCATGTTTGAATCAAATTAGACCATGATTTTGGtgagatttttgaaattttgcattttgcatttttctgttttttttttttttttgaactaATATGTGATCCCATGATTCCCATCTTCATGTTTGGAGAATATTAGGCCAAGATTTTGGTGGGATTCTTGAattcttgaaaaaaattctttcTTGACTGTGAATGGAGAGTTTCTTGTGTTACCTGTGTGACGAGGGCGTAGAGGGGGAGAGTGATGTAGCTGCAGACGATCTGCACGCCTACCCTGAGGCGAAGATTTTGAGGTCCGTTTATCAGAATAAAAGCTCGTTCAAGCACGTTTGGTGTGACACGGAAACGAGGGACTTACCCTATGCAAACTCTGATGACAGCAAGAAGGAAGTATTTGTGAAAACATGAATGCAGCCCAAATTCATACTGCATCAGAAGAGGCTGTTTTAGGCCATTTCATGAGAGAGTGAGGAGGGGAGAGAGGGTGTATACCGTTATCCAAATGAAGAATGTGATCTCAAATGCGTTCTGCAAGAAACAGAAAACGCAGTCAGCCTCAAGAAGATCAAGAAAACGTGCCTCAAGAGAACGAGGAACGAGTCTGGAAACCTGAAAGAGGGTGAGATGGATCAAGTGAAGGACTAATTTGGGGTTGCTGAACCAGAAATGCCTATCAGAGACTTGCACAAGCGGGATGCCCTGCACTACCGCGTGCTTTTCTTGGATCTCGATTGCCATCTGTGTTATGATCGACTGCAGCTTCGTGCCAACTGCTAAGATTACCTTAATCAACCAACTAGTCAGCTTCTGTCACATTTGGTAAAATGATCAAGAAACCATGCTTTTCTAAGGCCATTGCCTTACCAGTAGGGGGAAAATCGACATTATGAACATAACCTGCCCTCCTGCAAAACATTGCAGATGAACGTGTGACGAAAAATCAATGTTGAGTTTGAAATAGAATAGGAACAGCGTACATACCCTTGACGTTCAACAGCAGATACACAACTGATATCATCCACAGATACGGGCTGAAACAGGCAACACGAACGTTTACTCATGTAACTTTACTATGAAATTTTCTGATCTTAAATGGTATTTGTAGAAAAAACGACCATACGGAATTCCCACAATCACTTTGAAGTCATCTTCCAACGACCTCTTGATGTATTTCTGAAAGTCGAACTTCGTCCCAGGAGACAGAtggacctatatatatagatatgcAGACTTTATTCATTCAAGAATAATTCTAAAATGTTCACAAGCTCATCACATTTCCATCATAAAAACTCACTGATACGAATCCATGGCGAAGAGTGGAGTAGTCCGGCTTCTGAACTGAATACAGCATGTGTCGAAAAAAGCAGACCTAAAAACAAGGCTTCCACACTCATCAATGGAGCTGATGCAAAAAGGGCCTTAGAAATCTTGCAAAAAATTTATCCTTACTACGTAAAATATGATGGGATTTTCCATCCATGCGTTCGAATGGCTTCTGACAAAAGATGTTTCATGTGTAAGCCGGAATCTAGCAGCATCAGCTTAAGACAACAAGGAAAACATAGTTCAAACACATGTTTATGAACTGGTTTGATCActtctctttcctttttgtcGTAAAACAAGAATTGAAATACCAGAAGCTCCATCAGTTTCCTCTGCAATCTGTCTCTCCCATTCCTTCCATCCTCGAATCTAGACCAAAGGAGACATGAGTGAGACATTCACAAGAGTGAGATTTGTGCAGATTCAGTTAGGCGTACCTTGAGCCTCCCGAGCATCATGGTTATAGCGCTGTAGAAGACGTGAAACACGgccaagaagaagatgaagatgtgGAGCTGATGAAGTGCAGTTACAGAGATGAGAGGCACATATCCCTACCAAATTCAAAACatgaactttatttttactgtTTTGATCAATTAATCtgtcacatatatatatgagaaaGAAGATGGCGTTGTTACATCATGGCAGCCTTTGCCTGAGTCACCACCTCCTCCTAACATCCTTCGTGTGTTCGAGAGGAGCCTCCTCCGATGGGCCGCCTCCTGACTTGGAGCCTTTGCGTCCG harbors:
- the LOC125224517 gene encoding MLO-like protein 9; its protein translation is MGGGGGGRELDATPTWAVALVCLVIIVISIILEKTIHKTSHAFEKKKRVALVEALEKIKGELMVLGFISLLLTFGQTYITQVCIPEKISETMLPCEFKEKNYEEGGADAKAPSQEAAHRRRLLSNTRRMLGGGGDSGKGCHDGYVPLISVTALHQLHIFIFFLAVFHVFYSAITMMLGRLKIRGWKEWERQIAEETDGASADAARFRLTHETSFVRSHSNAWMENPIIFYVVCFFRHMLYSVQKPDYSTLRHGFVSVHLSPGTKFDFQKYIKRSLEDDFKVIVGIPPYLWMISVVYLLLNVKGGQVMFIMSIFPLLVILAVGTKLQSIITQMAIEIQEKHAVVQGIPLVQVSDRHFWFSNPKLVLHLIHLTLFQNAFEITFFIWITYEFGLHSCFHKYFLLAVIRVCIGVGVQIVCSYITLPLYALVTQMGSHMKKSIFDEQTSKALMSWHNKVKKKHEHEHDNDHVPVRTKKLGESDSSPDHSPKHPSVGLAAGEAAFVVAESSIEMSDQDSPKERMTEIDLLTGP